The Verrucomicrobiota bacterium nucleotide sequence CACCGGCGTTCTGCTCAATCTGATACTCTCGACAGGCAAGATCGCCGGAGGACTTCTTGGGCGCTCCAACGCCTTGATTGCCGATGGTATCGAGTCACTTCTCGACCTCTTTAGTTCTCTGCTGATGTGGGCAGCCCTGAAATATGCCGCCAAGCCACCCGACGAGGACCACCCTTATGGTCATGGGAAGGCTGAGTCCCTTTCCTCTCTCATCGGATCGCTCGTTCTGGCCATCGCTGGAGCCCTGATCGCCCACAACAGCATCATCCAGTTGATCGCCGCCGCGCATGGTGCGCCCGTTCACCTCCCCTCCCCATGGACCCTGCTGATCCTAATCGGGGTGATTGCTCTCAAGGAGACCCTCTACCAGTTCATGGCCCGACGTGCCCGCAAGATTGGAAGCAATGCTCTCCTAGCGGATGCCTGGCACCACCGCTCCGATGCCGTAACCTCAATTGCTGCCTTCATCGGCATCTCGATTAGCCTACTCGGAGGCCGTGGTTATGAAGTGGCCGATGACTGGGCGGCCCTCTTCGCCTGCGTCGTGATCTTTTACAGCTCCTACAATATGTTGAAGCTCTCTCTTGGCGACGTGATGGATGCCCGGGTTTCTCCCGACGCTGAGAAGACGGTGATGAATATCACCTGCTCCGTTCCCGGAGTCATCAGCGCCGAGAAATGCCGCATCCGCAAGAGTGGCCTCTCCTACATCGCCGATCTCCACATCAGGGTTGGTGGCGAC carries:
- a CDS encoding cation diffusion facilitator family transporter; protein product: MNGDIQRKAAEGQKVILTGVLLNLILSTGKIAGGLLGRSNALIADGIESLLDLFSSLLMWAALKYAAKPPDEDHPYGHGKAESLSSLIGSLVLAIAGALIAHNSIIQLIAAAHGAPVHLPSPWTLLILIGVIALKETLYQFMARRARKIGSNALLADAWHHRSDAVTSIAAFIGISISLLGGRGYEVADDWAALFACVVIFYSSYNMLKLSLGDVMDARVSPDAEKTVMNITCSVPGVISAEKCRIRKSGLSYIADLHIRVGGDISVREGHAISHLVKDKLMTSELPLEDVTVHVEPEEG